The following proteins are co-located in the Drosophila mauritiana strain mau12 unplaced genomic scaffold, ASM438214v1 Y_07, whole genome shotgun sequence genome:
- the LOC117149981 gene encoding dynein heavy chain 2, axonemal-like: MLFRFENGIFKPVLLQNVGEYLDQAINPILRQSFTIQSGERLLKFNDKFISYNNSFRFYITTKISNPHYPPEISTKTTIVNFALKQDGLEAQLLGIIVRKEKPALEEQKYELVMTIARNKRTIIDLDNEILRLLNESRGSLLDDDELFSTLQKSRQTSVLVKQSLSIAEVTEVEIDAARQKYKPASERASILFFVFMDMSKIDPI, from the exons ATGCTTTTTCGATTCGAGAATGGAATATTCAAG CCTGTATTGCTGCAAAACGTGGGGGAATACTTAGATCAAGCTATTAATCCAATTCTGCGGCAGAGCTTTACCATTCAAAGTGGAGAAAggttattaaaatttaatgacAAATTTATTTCATATAATAATTCGTTCAGATTTTACATAACGACAAAAATATCGAATCCACATTACCCACCGGAAATctcaacaaaaacaacaattgtAAATTTTGCACTGAAGCAAGATGGGCTTGAAGCCCAACTACTAGGAATTATTGTTCGAAAAGAAAAACCCGCCTTAGAAGAACAAAAATACGAACTGGTAATGACAATAGCTCGAAACAAACGGACAATAATTGATCTTGATAATGAGATTTTACGGCTACTTAATGAAAGTCGAGGTTCCTTATTAGATGACGACGAGTTATTCTCAACATTACAAAAATCCCGGCAGACATCAGTGCTAGTTAAGCAGTCTCTTAGCATTGCCGAGGTAACTGAAGTGGAAATCGATGCCGCCCGACAAAAATACAAACCAGCATCGGAACGCGCATCCATTTTATTCTTTGTTTTCATGGATATGTCTAAAATTGATCCAAT CTAA
- the LOC117149982 gene encoding dynein heavy chain 2, axonemal-like, translated as MTAKILSNAGKLLEEEYDFILKGGIVLDKLGQAPNPAPWWISEQNWDNITELDKVSGFHEIIDSFEQHYKAWNGWYATTFPEQEDLVGEWNDKLTDFQKICVLRSLRPDRISFCLTQFIITKLGPRYVDPPVLDLKATFDE; from the exons ATGACAGCAAAGATTCTTTCAAATGCTGGAAAGCTTTTGGAAGAAGAGTATGATTTTATTCTGAAAGGAGGTATAGTATTAGATAAGCTGGGACAAGCCCCCAACCCGGCACCAT GGTGGATAAGTGAGCAAAACTGGGATAATATAACAGAATTAGATAAAGTTTCTGGATTTCATGAGATAATAGATTCTTTTGAGCAACATTACAAGGCTTGGAATG gTTGGTATGCCACGACCTTTCCAGAACAAGAAGATCTCGTTGGTGAATGGAATGATAAACTTacagattttcaaaaaatatgtGTTTTACGTTCACTACGACCGGATagaatttcattttgtttgacACAATTTATCATCACCAAACTTGGGCCGCGATATGTTGATCCGCCAGTTCTTGATCTCAAGGCAACTTTCGATGAATAG